The Acidimicrobiia bacterium genome includes the window TGTTATTTTTGTGCTATTAGGTAGATTTTTAGACTCTAAGTTTGATACGAAGTATCTCTTAACGATTTCTGGAACGTTTTTGGGATCATGTGGGGCATTTGCATCAGCATATTATCGTTATATGGAAATATCGAAACGTCAAGACAAAGATAAAGTATATACACGAAAAACCGAGAAGAAATCTATAGAAATAATTGAAGAAAAAGAAGAACTAATAGTACCGAAAGGCTATGGTCAAGATGAATAGCGAATATTCGGTAAACAATTCAGAAACACAAAGTTATATCCCCCAAGGTGATGAACTCAATTCGCTAGAAGTAGATATAGCTAAAGATATAGCTAAAAAAGCTCTATTACTTTTTGTTCCAGTTGCAATAGGGGTCTATTTTATTGATAAATTTCATAGTGTTGCTGGTTTAGCACTAGCTACATTATTGGTAGTTATGAATTTATTTTTTGCAGCATTAATAGCAAAGATATGTTCAAAATTAGGCCCAAATGCGTTTCTAGCAGGGGCTCTTTTTGGCTTTACTACTAGGCTGATACTGGTATTCGTTGCAGCACTAATTATCAAACAAATCACTTATATTGACTTTGCTACGTTCTTGTTAGCTGTTGCTATTGGGCACTTAGTATTGTTAATGGTTGAAATGAAACAAATTAGTTTTTCTTTATCGAGCCCCGGTGTGAAATCTAAGTCCAAAATGAAATAGATTGTTAGCAAATAAATCGTTAAATTAAAAAATCGCACTCAGAGTTTTGGTTGTGATCCCACCAAAGAGGAGAAAAATAAGTGACATTTGCCGCTCTATTTCCGCATGGTATTTCTGAACTTTTCAATTGGAAAGGAATATTCTTTGATGGTACACCTTTTGAAATAAACAAGACAGTCATTATGGTTTTCGTATCAGTAGCTATATGTTTTTACATGTTCATAGTTGGTGGACGGAAAAAAGCCTTGATACCAGCAACTGCACAAAGTGTTGCTGAAATTGGTTATGAATTTGTTCAAAAGAATATTTCAGAAGAAATCATGGGTGAAGATGGACGTAAATGGACTCCATTTTTAGGAACTATGTTTTTCTTTTTGTTTTTTGTAAATATCTGGTCAATAATTCCACCAATCATTTACCCAGCAACTTCGCGAATAGCTATTCCTCTCGTACTTTCCTTGGTTTCGTATTGTATTTTTATAGGGGTCGGTTTCTATAAACAAGGACCACTATATATCCTTAAAGCCATTTTTCCTCCAGGTGTGCCGAAGCCTGTTTATATCTTTATTGCACCTATTGAGTTTATTTCTAAATTCGTAGTTAGACCAATGTCATTAGCCATTCGACTTTTTGCGAACATGTTCGCAGGTCATATATTGATTACACTTTTTACAATTATGGTTGCTGAACTAGTTGCTCACAAATCTGGTATATATCAAGTTCCACTAGCTATAGTTCCATTTTTGGGTCTAACATTTATTACCATTTTTGAAATCCTCGTGGCTTTCTTACAGGCGTACATATTTACAACATTAACTGCTGTATATATTGCCGAATCCTCTTCGGAGGAGCACTAAGTCTTAAAAGATTTTGATAAAACAATCAGAATCTTAAAGAAACATC containing:
- a CDS encoding AtpZ/AtpI family protein; the protein is MKLIPDLTKFVNKTTASPKDNIHSLELVLTVVIFVLLGRFLDSKFDTKYLLTISGTFLGSCGAFASAYYRYMEISKRQDKDKVYTRKTEKKSIEIIEEKEELIVPKGYGQDE
- the atpB gene encoding F0F1 ATP synthase subunit A, yielding MTFAALFPHGISELFNWKGIFFDGTPFEINKTVIMVFVSVAICFYMFIVGGRKKALIPATAQSVAEIGYEFVQKNISEEIMGEDGRKWTPFLGTMFFFLFFVNIWSIIPPIIYPATSRIAIPLVLSLVSYCIFIGVGFYKQGPLYILKAIFPPGVPKPVYIFIAPIEFISKFVVRPMSLAIRLFANMFAGHILITLFTIMVAELVAHKSGIYQVPLAIVPFLGLTFITIFEILVAFLQAYIFTTLTAVYIAESSSEEH